The Clostridiales bacterium FE2011 sequence GTTGCAGCCGAGGGAAATCGCTCCGACAGAATAGGCCATGAAACGCCCTTCCTCTCTCATAAACATGGATGTATACAGATGAAAGTATACCATGTTTCAGGCGGTTTGAAAAGGAATGGACAGGAAAGCGCGGGATCAACTATAATGAAGAAACTGAATGAGGATATGAAGGGAGGAACCTTCTTGAAGGATATCTTTCTGCTGGTGGACGGAAACAGCCTGATGCACCGTGCTTTCCATGCTCTTCCGGTCATGGACGCGGACGGGATTTATACCAATGCGGTGTACGGCTTTTTAAGCATGCTGCTCAAGGTGATCAAAGAGGAAAACGTGCAGTACCTGGCGGTTTGCTTTGATGAACACGGCCCGACCTTCCGTCATACAGTGTATGCGGATTACAAAGCCGGACGGAAGGAGACGCCTCCGGAACTGCGGCAGCAGTTCGGCACCATCCTGTCCCTGCTGGATGATATGGGAATCCGCCGTTTCTCCCTGCAGGGCTGGGAGGCGGATGACTTGCTGGGAACGCTGAGCCTGAAAGGTGCTGCGGCCGGCGCGACGCCCCTGCTGCTGACCGGTGACCGGGACGCCCTGCAGCTGGTGGGCGGCGGAACGGAGCTGATGTTCACCCGCAAGGGCATTTCAGAAACCATCCGTTTTACTCCCTCAAAAGTATATGAAGAATACGGTTTTACCCCGGAACAGGTGACGGACTGGAAAGGCCTGGCGGGGGACTCCAGCGACAATATTCCCGGTGTGCCGGGCGTCGGCGACAAGACCGCGGTAAAACTGCTGCAGGAATACGGCACCCTGGAAAAGGTGCTGGAAAACGCGGATAAGGTGAAGGGCAAGCTGGGTGAAAAGCTGGCGGCTTATGCGGACCAGGCCCGCTTCAGCAAGGAGCTGGCAACAATCCGCCGGGACGCGCCGGTGGAATTCACCCTCAGCTCCTGTGTCCTGCCGGATCTGAGAAAAGGCATTCCGGCATTGGCGAAGCTGAAGCTGAACAGCATCATCAAACGGCTGGACAGTGAGGGAAAAGGCGGGGAAACCGAAGAGAAGAAAGGTCCGGAAGCATTGGCTTTTGAACCGGCGGTCTCCCTTGAGTCCGTATCCGGTATTGCCGCCTGGCTGGATGAGACAAAGGCAGCGGGACCGCTGTGCGTATATGTATCGGAAATGGCGGTTTCTCTGGCCCGGGAGGGCGGTAAACGCGCGGAAATCAGCCTCGGCGGCGACCTGCTGAATCCCGGGATGGATCCGGCGGAAGTGCTGGGCGTGCTGGCAGGGGAGCTGAAAAAGGGAGAAGCAATCGTTCATGACGGCAAGACGCTGCTGCACCTGCTGGACCGCTGCGGCCTGGAAGGGCCGGAAAGCTTCGGTTGGGATACGATGCTGGCGGCTTACCTGCTGAATCCGCAGGAAAAAAGCTACCGGCTGGGCGCCCTGTGTCCCGATCTGCCGGAGGACGCGGGTACGCTTTGTTCCCTGGCGGTATGGCAGAAAAACCGGGTGGAAGAAGACGGCATGACACGGCTGATGAAGGAAATCGAGCAGCCGCTGAGCTTCGTGCTGTTCCGGATGGAACAGGCAGGATTTACCGTCAACACGGAATTCCTGCGGGATCTGGGAAACAAGTATACGGCGGAGATTGACGAAAAGCGGGAGCAGGTGATCGCGGCCGCGGGTCATCCCTTTAACCTGAACAGCACCCAGCAGCTTGGCGAGGTGCTGTTTGAGGAGATGAATCTCCCCCATGGAAAGAAAACTTCCAAGGGATATTCCACCTCGGTGGAGGTGCTGGAAGGCCTGCGCTTTGACGCGCCGGAGATTATTGAGCCGCTGCTGCGCTACCGCCAGCTGACCAAGCTGAACAGTACCTATGTGGAAGGACTCCTGCGGCTGGTGGACGGAAAGGGCCGGGTGCATTCCACCTTTGACCAGACAGCCACCGCCACGGGAAGGATTTCCTCTTCGGAACCGAACCTCCAGAATATTCCCGTCCGGACGGAGGAAGGAAAGGAAATCCGGGAAGCGTTCCTGCCCCGGGAAGGCTGGGTGCTGCTGGACGCGGACTACAGCCAGATCGAACTGCGGCTGATGGCCCATTTCTCCGGGGATCCGGCGCTGATTGACGCCTTCCGCAAGGGAGAGGATATTCACGCGCGGACAGCCAGCGAAATCTTTGACGTTCCGCCGGAATGGGTGACGCCGGAGCTGCGCAGCCGGGCAAAAGCGGTGAACTTCGGCCTGATCTACGGCATCAGCGGTTTCGGCCTGAGCCGGAATACCGGTGTCAGCCGCAAAGAGGCCGCGGCATTTATTGAAAAATACTTCCAGACTTATCCGGGTGTGAAGCGCTTCATGGATCGTACGGCGTCGGAAGGAGCCGACCGGGGCTATGCGGAGACGCTGATGGGCCGGCGCCGTTATCTGCCGGAACTGCGTTCTCCCAAGGCGCCGATCCGGGAGTTCGGAAAGCGGGCGGCCATGAATACGCCGGTCCAGGGAACGGCTGCGGATATCATCAAGCTGGCCATGGTCCGGATTGACCGGGCGCTGCGGGAAGCGGGGCTGAAAAGCCGGCTGATCCTCCAGGTACACGACGAACTGCTGCTGGAGTGCCCGCCGGAGGAGGCGAAACAGGCGGCGGCACTGCTGCGGGAAGCCATGGAGGACGCCATTGAACTGCAGGTTCCGCTGGTGGCGGAGGTGCACGAAGGCGAGAACTGGGCTTGCGCAAAATAAGCTGAAACCGTTGAAGTAATTGACATATTCGGATAAAGATGATACATTGTGTTCCGTTCCCGTGAGAGACCGGAGAGTGAGGAAGGAGACGCAGGAAAATGCTTGAGTTTAAATTCGATACCCAGCTTCTGATCGAGGGAAAAGACCTGGATGAGGACGCAATTAACGATTACTTCACCACCCATTTCAAGGGTGACTGCCTGCTGGCTGTGGGCGATGATGAACTGATCAAGATTCACTACCATACCAATGAGCCCTGGCAGGTGCTGGAATACTGTGCCAGCCTCGGTGAAATCTACGACATCGTTGTGGAGAACATGGAACGGCAGGAGCAGGGCCTGAAGGGCTGAGCATTTTGATTGATAAAGTACGGCGGAGAATGTAAAAAGCATTTTCCGCCGTTTTTGTATGCAGTTATTGTCTTTCTTCTGCACTTTGATTGTTTTTTGGCGCTTTGATGGTTATACTGAAATAACTTAAGACAAGGGTGTCAACCACATAACAAGGAGGAAGTATCATGAAGAAACTTATTGCTTTGGTTTTGGCAGTTATGCTGCTGGTTCCCGCTTTTGCGATGGCTGACAACGTCATCCGCATCGGCGTTTTTGAGCCCTCTACCGGCGACAACGGTGCCGGCGGTAAGCAGGAGATTCTTGGTATTGAATATGCCAACAGCCTGGCGCCCACTGTGACCATCGGCGGTGAAGAGTACACCGTGGAACTGGTGATCGAAGACAACCAGTCCCTGACCGACAAGGCCATCTCCGCTGCCCAGTCCCTGGTCAGCAAGGATGTGTCCGTGGTCCTGGGTTCCTACGGCTCCGGCGTCTCCATGGCCGGCGGCGACGTGTTCGCTGAAGCGGGCGTTCCCGCCATCGGCGTCAGCTGCACCAACCCCAACGTAACCCTGCTGTGCGACTACTACTGGCGCATCTGCTTCCTGGATCCCTTCCAGGGCACCGTCATGGCGAACTTCGCCAAGGAACTGGGCGCCACCAAGGCGTACGTGCTGACCATGCTGGGTGAAGACTACGGCGTGGGCCTGGGCAAGTACTTTGTGGAAGCCTTCAAGGGCCTGGGCGGTGAAGTGGTTGAAGAAAACTTCACCGAAGGCACCAGCGACTTTGCGGCTTACATCAACAACGCTGTTTCCAACGGCTGCGACGTGGTGTTCGCTCCCTGCGCGACCACTTATGCGGCCCTGATCATCGACCAGGCTGCGGCCCAGGGCATCAGCTTCCCGCTGCTGGCCGGCGATACCTGGGAAAACAGCGCCATCCTGAACGCTGCCAAGGGCAAGGACATCAAGGTCTACTGCTCCACCTTCTTTGATGAGAACGACGACGCGGCTGCGGCTGCTGAGTTTGTTACCGGCTTCAAGGCCTGGCTGAATGCCGACAGCGGCAAGATGACCAACAACGGCGGCAATGATATCGTTGCTGCGGTTTCCGCCCTGGGCTTCGATGCTTACAATGTTGCGCTGGCCGCCATCAAGGCTGCTGACAGCGCTGATGCCGCGGCGATCGTTGAAGCGCTGCCCGGCGTGACCTATGAAGGCGTGACCGGCGCCATCGCGTTCGACGATGTCGGCGACGCGAAGAAGGACATGGCTTACATCAAGTTCGCCAATCCCGAAACCGGTGCTTTCGATTTCGTCAAGACCCAGAAGGTCGGTGAATAAGGTTCTGAAATCCAGGAGGCTGCCGCAACGGGCGGCAGCCTCCCTTTCTGTTTAATTCCCTCACGAAAGGGTTGAACTTATGTTTGACACGCTGCTTCCTTATCTGCTGGCGGGTGTGTCCGTCGGCGGACAGTACGCGCTGATTGCCGTAGGCTATACGCTGGTTTACGGTATCCTGCGCCTGATCAACTTTGCGCACGGCGATATTTTCACAGCGGCCGGGTTCTTTATGGTTTACCTGGTTGCTTCCGTGCCCCTTCCCCTGGCTATTCCGCTGGTGATTATCCTGACGGTTGTGCTGGGCTTTGTGGTGGAGCGCGTGGCGTATAAGCCGCTGCGTTCCGCGCCTCGGATGTCCATCATGATTTCCGCCATCGGCGTCAGCTATCTGCTGCAGAACCTGATGTGGTATGTCACAGGCGGCCTGGCAAAACAGTATCCGGTGCTTCCGGGTCTGTCCCAGACGATCCAGATCGGTTCCGCCACCACAAAGCTGGTGACCATCGTTACTCCCATCCTGACCATCGCGCTGGTGGTCGCGCTGGTGATGCTGATCAATCATACAAAGATCGGTATGGCCATGCGGGCGGTGTCGGTGGACTTTGAAACCAGCCAGCTGATGGGCATCAAAATCAACAACGTCATTTCCGTGACCTTTATCATCGGTTCCGCCATGGCGGCCATCGGTTCCCTGCTGTATTTCACCAACTACACGGCGGTTACGCCCACGGTCGGCGCTATGCCCGGCCTGAAGGCTTTTGTGGCGGCGGTGTTCGGCGGCATCGGATCGATCCCCGGCGCGATGATCGGCGCGTTGATTATCGGTATCTGTGAAAATCTGATCAAGGCAGCCGGCTGGACGGCATTCTCGGATGCGTTCACGTTCGCGCTGCTGATTGTGGTTCTGCTGTTCCGGCCCACCGGCCTGTTTGGCGAAAAAACCACAGACAAGGTGTGAGGTGATGAACATGAAAAAAGGAAACAAAAGGCTCATCATTTCCCTGGTCTTTGTGGCTTTGCTGTATGCGGCCGGCTGCCTGATTGAGCACACGGCGGGGACCAAGTCCATGGTCGTCACAGTACTGCAGAAGGGCGCGGTTTACGCCCTGATCGCGGTTTCCATGAACCTGCTCAACGGCTTTACCGGACTGTTTTCCCTGGGCCAGGCCGGCTTCATGCTGGTCGGTGCTTATTCCTACGCGATCCTGACCATCCCCATGGCCAAGCGCGCCGCGGTCTATCAGTACTATAACGGCGGCTGGGTGCAGTTCACCATCGGTGTGATTCCCGCCCTGCTGGTAGCCGGTATTGTGGCCGCGCTGTTCGCGGCGCTGATCGGTATGCCCGTGCTGCGGCTGAAGGGCGACTACCTGGCGATCGCAACCCTGGGATTTGCGGAGATTATCCGTGCCATTGTCCAGTGGGATACCATCGGACCGCTGACCAACGGTTCCAACCTGCTGAAGACTTACCCGACGCTGAAGAACATCATGCCGGGAAATACCGTATTGTTCACCTTTATTGTGGTGGGCGTCTGTATCGGGCTGATTCTGCTGCTGATCAATTCAACCTACGGCCGGGCTTTCAAGGCCATCCGGGATGATGAAGTCGCGGCGGAAGCCATGGGTATCAACCTGTTCCACCATAAACAGATGGCCTTTGTCATCAGCAGCTTCTTCGCCGGCATCGGCGGCGCGCTGCTGGCCATGTACCAGGGCTCCCTGCAGGCGAACAGCTTCAAGAGCTCCATGACCTATGAAATCCTGCTGATCGTTGTCATCGGCGGCATGGGTTCCGTTTCCGGCAGCATTATGGCCTCCTTCCTGTTCATTGCCTGCAGTGAATGGTGGCTCCGCTTCCTGGACGCGGAGACCGTGCTGGGGAACTTCAAGGTTCCGCTGCTGGCGCCTGGTTTCCGGATGGTGGTATTCTCCGTGGTCATCATGGTTGTGGTGCTGTTCTTCCGTAAGGGTATCATGGGCGACCGGGAACTCTGGGAGCTTGGCTCCCGCCGGGGCGCGAAAGGAGGCAGGAAGTAATCATGAGTGAAGTGAAAACGAATGTGCCTGTTCTCCGCCTGGAAAACATTACCATGCAGTTCGGCGGCGTGGTTGCCATCAACAACCTGTCGCTGGAGGTCAACCAGGGCGAAATCGTCGCGCTGATCGGCCCGAACGGCGCGGGTAAAACCACCGCGTTCAACTGTGTCACCGGTGTGTACGAACCGACAAACGGCATTGTGGACTTCCACGGGAAGCCCATTGTGGTGAACCATCCCCAGGGCAAGATGGTCAAGCAGTACGGCGGAATCAACGGCGACCTGTACAAGGACCGGAAGCCCGTTGTCCATACACCGGACAAGATCACCCATATGGGTATTGCCCGGACCTTCCAGAATATCCGCCTGTTCAAGAGCCAGACAGCCTTTGAGAACGTGCTGATCGGCACACACTTGCGGCGGAGCAGCAACTTCCTGACGGCTACATTCCGCCTGAATATGAAGGAAGAAAAGGCCATGCGGGAAAAGGCCATGAACCTGCTGGAGATTGTGGGCCTGGCGGACGTGGCAAACGAACTGGCCACCTCCCTGCCTTACGGCAAGCAGCGCCGGCTGGAGATTGCCCGCGCCCTGGCCACGGATCCGACCCTGCTGCTG is a genomic window containing:
- the polA gene encoding DNA polymerase I; this translates as MKDIFLLVDGNSLMHRAFHALPVMDADGIYTNAVYGFLSMLLKVIKEENVQYLAVCFDEHGPTFRHTVYADYKAGRKETPPELRQQFGTILSLLDDMGIRRFSLQGWEADDLLGTLSLKGAAAGATPLLLTGDRDALQLVGGGTELMFTRKGISETIRFTPSKVYEEYGFTPEQVTDWKGLAGDSSDNIPGVPGVGDKTAVKLLQEYGTLEKVLENADKVKGKLGEKLAAYADQARFSKELATIRRDAPVEFTLSSCVLPDLRKGIPALAKLKLNSIIKRLDSEGKGGETEEKKGPEALAFEPAVSLESVSGIAAWLDETKAAGPLCVYVSEMAVSLAREGGKRAEISLGGDLLNPGMDPAEVLGVLAGELKKGEAIVHDGKTLLHLLDRCGLEGPESFGWDTMLAAYLLNPQEKSYRLGALCPDLPEDAGTLCSLAVWQKNRVEEDGMTRLMKEIEQPLSFVLFRMEQAGFTVNTEFLRDLGNKYTAEIDEKREQVIAAAGHPFNLNSTQQLGEVLFEEMNLPHGKKTSKGYSTSVEVLEGLRFDAPEIIEPLLRYRQLTKLNSTYVEGLLRLVDGKGRVHSTFDQTATATGRISSSEPNLQNIPVRTEEGKEIREAFLPREGWVLLDADYSQIELRLMAHFSGDPALIDAFRKGEDIHARTASEIFDVPPEWVTPELRSRAKAVNFGLIYGISGFGLSRNTGVSRKEAAAFIEKYFQTYPGVKRFMDRTASEGADRGYAETLMGRRRYLPELRSPKAPIREFGKRAAMNTPVQGTAADIIKLAMVRIDRALREAGLKSRLILQVHDELLLECPPEEAKQAAALLREAMEDAIELQVPLVAEVHEGENWACAK
- a CDS encoding kinase to dihydroxyacetone kinase, whose translation is MLEFKFDTQLLIEGKDLDEDAINDYFTTHFKGDCLLAVGDDELIKIHYHTNEPWQVLEYCASLGEIYDIVVENMERQEQGLKG
- a CDS encoding ABC transporter substrate-binding protein; this encodes MKKLIALVLAVMLLVPAFAMADNVIRIGVFEPSTGDNGAGGKQEILGIEYANSLAPTVTIGGEEYTVELVIEDNQSLTDKAISAAQSLVSKDVSVVLGSYGSGVSMAGGDVFAEAGVPAIGVSCTNPNVTLLCDYYWRICFLDPFQGTVMANFAKELGATKAYVLTMLGEDYGVGLGKYFVEAFKGLGGEVVEENFTEGTSDFAAYINNAVSNGCDVVFAPCATTYAALIIDQAAAQGISFPLLAGDTWENSAILNAAKGKDIKVYCSTFFDENDDAAAAAEFVTGFKAWLNADSGKMTNNGGNDIVAAVSALGFDAYNVALAAIKAADSADAAAIVEALPGVTYEGVTGAIAFDDVGDAKKDMAYIKFANPETGAFDFVKTQKVGE
- a CDS encoding branched-chain amino acid ABC transporter permease, whose amino-acid sequence is MFDTLLPYLLAGVSVGGQYALIAVGYTLVYGILRLINFAHGDIFTAAGFFMVYLVASVPLPLAIPLVIILTVVLGFVVERVAYKPLRSAPRMSIMISAIGVSYLLQNLMWYVTGGLAKQYPVLPGLSQTIQIGSATTKLVTIVTPILTIALVVALVMLINHTKIGMAMRAVSVDFETSQLMGIKINNVISVTFIIGSAMAAIGSLLYFTNYTAVTPTVGAMPGLKAFVAAVFGGIGSIPGAMIGALIIGICENLIKAAGWTAFSDAFTFALLIVVLLFRPTGLFGEKTTDKV
- a CDS encoding branched-chain amino acid ABC transporter permease; the protein is MNMKKGNKRLIISLVFVALLYAAGCLIEHTAGTKSMVVTVLQKGAVYALIAVSMNLLNGFTGLFSLGQAGFMLVGAYSYAILTIPMAKRAAVYQYYNGGWVQFTIGVIPALLVAGIVAALFAALIGMPVLRLKGDYLAIATLGFAEIIRAIVQWDTIGPLTNGSNLLKTYPTLKNIMPGNTVLFTFIVVGVCIGLILLLINSTYGRAFKAIRDDEVAAEAMGINLFHHKQMAFVISSFFAGIGGALLAMYQGSLQANSFKSSMTYEILLIVVIGGMGSVSGSIMASFLFIACSEWWLRFLDAETVLGNFKVPLLAPGFRMVVFSVVIMVVVLFFRKGIMGDRELWELGSRRGAKGGRK
- a CDS encoding ABC transporter ATP-binding protein, with product MSEVKTNVPVLRLENITMQFGGVVAINNLSLEVNQGEIVALIGPNGAGKTTAFNCVTGVYEPTNGIVDFHGKPIVVNHPQGKMVKQYGGINGDLYKDRKPVVHTPDKITHMGIARTFQNIRLFKSQTAFENVLIGTHLRRSSNFLTATFRLNMKEEKAMREKAMNLLEIVGLADVANELATSLPYGKQRRLEIARALATDPTLLLLDEPAAGMNPQETDELGEFIVDIKNQFNLTVFMIEHHMNLVMDISDRIYVLDFGKQIAEGTPEEIQKNPVVIAAYLGVDEE